The Ictidomys tridecemlineatus isolate mIctTri1 chromosome 6, mIctTri1.hap1, whole genome shotgun sequence genome includes a region encoding these proteins:
- the LOC144365004 gene encoding phospholipid-transporting ATPase IB-like isoform X2 produces the protein MIGSFEEFYIDNLVTCVFLPSFSLKNHSDSTDDGNENLSRASFCEFNDPKLLENFEDGHPSSEYIKEFLTLLCMCHTVIPERCGNDILYQASSPDEAALVKGAKKLGFVFTTRTPYSVTIEVMTETHTFEILNILEFSRAVMCIQVLPASYTSVGCCSSTNS, from the exons ATGATTGGAAGTTTTGAAGAGTTTTATATTGATAATCTTGTAACATGtgtatttcttccttcattttctcttaaaaatcattCAGACAGTACTGATGATGGTAACGAAAACCTCAG TCGAGCATCTTTCTGTGAATTTAATGACCCTAAATTATTGGAGAACTTTGAGGATGGTCAT CCCTCATCAGAATACATTAAGGAATTCCTTACCCTCTTATGTATGTGCCATACAGTTATTCCTGAGAGATGTGGAAATGATATACTCTACCAGGCTTCCTCCCCAG ATGAAGCTGCTTTAGTGAAAGGAGCAAAAAAACTTGGCTTTGTTTTCACCACAAGAACACCTTATTCTGTCACCATAGAAGTT ATGACAGAAACACACACTTTTGAAATCCTTAACATTCTGGAGTTCTCTAG ggcaGTGATGTGCATTCAAGTCCTTCCTGCTTCTTACACTTCAGTGGGTTGTTGTTCTAGCACCAACAGCTAA
- the LOC110597375 gene encoding ankyrin repeat domain-containing protein 26 isoform X4, which produces MEDLDEPQPTVIASTAFQVTCPNYRDIWAYVEKPNSHSLPKIQNAVDSCQRIIEPEKSNCSKCLLHTQEVAKLENKLCGMKKELSEMENAKSKLEQREIKWKQELCHLRHDLKGKEKKLRDFDQLFEKMNNQLREKDEEHNKKIELNKEFQLSSGTLKTELKTVRSNSNQVSTRNETEKVPLHEFHMLKDKCDMLSLEMNQMKCQHEEDKKKYLDVTRAECHDLHRRIKLMEETFRKTTLQYNKQINSLKTEITKLNINLKNKEQNTERQETEAKSYPASQAVAPHPCDESQTSQREQELLSQRARDGCPDLEDKGNLKISKRNVRRLIQSPKFSKPGIKFRVQEKGFYIQTRRDLRKVTVVLNRVQRDLKQNQCQMNEMKHTYQNEQSQNYKELEPIDERLSQMESEIIFLRQEFHDICNKVGDKEGLLLSTQEQPDTTKLIQDEDENSSHKSQNRRMELMIRNCHLKEKSDEYKKNSERKVVVRQLPQELAGNLTEQPMSEASLEHSSSKHLEVEYKAQVLKKKLDQINCKVDNINKKLEDTASKYSHLDEKFEVSLESLQYKCEKIQKNQKKLEEDVANLKIYVQDNKIKNSQGEPHRWEMEQRTREILEENQKQASPFSETFDRASNENNKVSLMKLMQFRIETLESQVSEIKNEISDKTPRISRRLPEFSTRFPVRTRRGCIPCVHCGRPVPGCPCVRLKRDNWVHNRSFNLGGNIAGATSNPQPSCQTLEDYLAEVSYALFIFWVSDF; this is translated from the exons ATTCTCATAGCCTACCAAAAATCCAAAATGCAGTTGATTCATGTCAAAGAATAATAGAACCTGAAAAAAGTAACTGTTCAAAGTGTTTATTACATACACAAGAAGTagcaaaactggaaaataaacttTGTGGAATGAAAAAGGAGTTATCAGAAATGGAAAATGCAAAATCTAAGTTAgagcagagagaaataaaatggaaacaagaaCTCTGTCACTTGAG GCatgatttaaaaggaaaagagaagaagttAAGAGATTTTGATCagctttttgaaaaaatgaataaccagttaagagaaaaagatgaggaacataataaaaaaattgaattgaacAAAGAATTTCAACTGTCTTCTGGgacattaaaaacagaattaaagacTGTAAGAAGTAACTCAAATCAG GTTTCTACCAGGAATGAAACAGAGAAAGTACCCTTGCATGAATTCCACATGTTGAAGGATAAATGTGATATGCTGAGTCTGGAAATGAACCAAATGAAATGTCAGCATgaggaagacaaaaagaaatatcttgatgttacaagagcagagtgTCATGACCTTCATAGGAGAATCAAATTAATGGAGGAAACGTTTAGGAAAACAACATTGCAATATAATAAACAGATTAATTCTCTGAAAACTGAGATTACAAAGCTAAATATtaacctgaaaaataaagaacaaaacactGAAAGACAGGAAACAGAAGCCAAATCATACCCTGCCAGTCAGGCTGTTGCTCCACACCCTTGTGATGAAAGTCAGACATCACAAAGAGAACAAGAACTTCTTTCCCAGAGAGCAAGAGATGGGTGCCCTGATTTAGAGGACAAggggaatttaaaaatatcaaaaagaaatgttAGGAGGCTGATTCAGTCCCCAAAGTTTTCCAAGCCTGGAATAAAATTCAGAGTCCAAGAAAAAGGCTTCTATATTCAAACAAGGCGTGATCTTAGAAAAGTGACTGTGGTATTGAACCGGGTACAAAGAGACCTAAAACAAAATCAGTgccaaatgaatgaaatgaagcaCACGTATCAAAATGAACAGAGTCAAAACTACAAAGAACTGGAACCTATAGATGAGAGATTATCTCAAATGGAAAGTGAAATTATATTTCTAAGACAGGAGTTCCATGACATTTGCAACAAAGTTGGTGATAAAGAAGGCTTGCTCCTTTCTACCCAAGAGCAACCGGATACCACAAAACTAATTCAGGATGAGGATGAAAACTCCAGTCACAAGTCACAAAACAGACGTATGGAGTTAATGATTAGAAATtgtcacttaaaagaaaaatcagatgaatataaaaagaactctgaGAGAAAA GTAGTTGTGAGACAACTTCCACAAGAACTGGCTGGTAACCTGACAGAGCAACCTATGTCAGAGGCTTCACTAGAACATTCATCAAGTAAACACCTTGAAGTAGAATATAAGGCACAGGTTTTGAAGAAGAAACTAGATCAAATCAATTGTAAA GTCGATAATATCAATAAAAAACTAGAAGATACAGCTTCAAAATATTCACATTTGGATGAAAAATTTGAAGTTTCTTTGGAAAGCCTAcaatataaatgtgaaaaaatacaaaagaatcaaaagaagttggaagAAGATGTAGCGAACCTCAAAATTTATGTGcaggacaataaaataaaaaatagtcaaGGAGAGCCTCATAGATGGGAGATGGAACAAAGAACAAGAGAAATTTTAGAGGAAAACCAAAAACAAGCATCTCCATTTTCAgag ACATTTGATAGAGcttcaaatgaaaataataaggtTTCATTAATGAAGTTGATGCAATTCAGAATTGAAACGCTAGAATCTCAAGtgtctgaaattaaaaatgaaatttctgatAAAACACCAAG AATCAGTAGGAGGCTTCCAGAGTTTAGTACCAGATTCCCAGTGAGAACACGGAGAGGTTGTATACCCTGTGTTCACTGTGGGAGGCCAGTCCCAGGGTGTCCTTGTGTCAGACTTAAAAGGGACAACTGGGTACACAACAGAAGTTTTAACCTGGGAGGAAACATAGCAGGTGCTACTTCCAACCCACAGCCTTCATGTCAAACCCTTGAGGACTATCTGGCTGAGGTGAGTTATGCTTTGTTTATCTTTTGGGTTTCAGATTTCTGA
- the LOC144365004 gene encoding phospholipid-transporting ATPase IB-like isoform X1: MGPWVTQRVCESQQTVLMMVTKTSGSCIIASGLTKLLKLASKLQSSCLSHLNCWHYSRASFCEFNDPKLLENFEDGHPSSEYIKEFLTLLCMCHTVIPERCGNDILYQASSPDEAALVKGAKKLGFVFTTRTPYSVTIEVMTETHTFEILNILEFSRAVMCIQVLPASYTSVGCCSSTNS; this comes from the exons ATGGGACCTTGGGTGACCCAGAGAGTCTGTGAATCCCAGCAG ACAGTACTGATGATGGTAACGAAAACCTCAG gttcttgcataattgcttcaggcctcactaaattgttgaagctggcctcaaagttgcaatcctcctgcctcagccacctaaattgctggcattacag TCGAGCATCTTTCTGTGAATTTAATGACCCTAAATTATTGGAGAACTTTGAGGATGGTCAT CCCTCATCAGAATACATTAAGGAATTCCTTACCCTCTTATGTATGTGCCATACAGTTATTCCTGAGAGATGTGGAAATGATATACTCTACCAGGCTTCCTCCCCAG ATGAAGCTGCTTTAGTGAAAGGAGCAAAAAAACTTGGCTTTGTTTTCACCACAAGAACACCTTATTCTGTCACCATAGAAGTT ATGACAGAAACACACACTTTTGAAATCCTTAACATTCTGGAGTTCTCTAG ggcaGTGATGTGCATTCAAGTCCTTCCTGCTTCTTACACTTCAGTGGGTTGTTGTTCTAGCACCAACAGCTAA